One window of Papaver somniferum cultivar HN1 chromosome 9, ASM357369v1, whole genome shotgun sequence genomic DNA carries:
- the LOC113312584 gene encoding adrenodoxin-like protein 1, mitochondrial, producing the protein MTVFAVKQCYIKPRPLSTSAADTAQGEGDEQVKKISVIFVDKDGEETKIMVPIGMSVLEAAHENVIELEGACEGSLACSTCHVIVMDTHMYNKLEGPTDEEKDMLDLASGLTETSRLGCQVIARPELDGIRLALPAATRNFVVDGHVPKPH; encoded by the exons ATGACTGTTTTTGCGGTCAAGCAGTGTTACATT AAACCTCGTCCTCTTTCAACTTCGGCTGCGGATACTGCACAAGGGGAAGGAGATGAGCAAGTAAAAAA AATATCTGTTATATTCGTCGACAAGGATGGAGAAGAGACGAAAATCATGGTTCCCATTGGCATGTCCGTGTTAGAAGCTGCCCATGAAAACGTTATAGAACTTGAAG GAGCTTGTGAAGGATCACTCGCGTGTTCCACGTGTCATGTGATTGTGATG GATACACACATGTACAATAAGTTAGAAGGTCCTACAGACGAGGAGAAGGACATGTTGGATCTTGCCTCTGGGTTAACCGAAAC GTCACGTCTTGGATGTCAAGTGATTGCACGGCCTGAACTTGATGGTATTCGCTTAGCATTACCGGCTGCAACCCGGAATTTTGTCGTTGACGGGCACGTACCAAAACCACACTAA